Proteins from a genomic interval of Nitrospinaceae bacterium:
- a CDS encoding YihY family inner membrane protein — translation MRNYLSKYGIPGNIGELKDALVGSHGALRLSILALVRFQADQAPIRAAALTYTTLLSIVPILAFSFAILRGLGFDQGIYEYILEQLGPVFNSEVREKLFTFVDKVNFKTMGATGLGAFLVTIVLTLNAVERSLNVIFDVKQPRALTRRISDYFSMIFFTPLLLGIIISATTLFKMRDFLASFGSFWFLSTGAEILLKMIPLVGSIILISLMIIVMPNKKIHFAPALVGSAVGGVLLYFLQWGYVSLQVGFTGKTAIYGALAQLPILMVWIYLGWNILLYAAEIAALVQGLPERSHKEDEIPDTGLSWEAGLRVMALLARRADTREPLFTLDSLEKKLDYPTEILKNVIYQLRESGLIAETNKGDQLLPARNPSAIAAIEIFDAMESGPTHPGEHPRAEAVIDKMHQGRRTSLEGLTLEILIEDASNDGGAFSISTVEADG, via the coding sequence TTGAGAAATTATCTTTCTAAATATGGCATTCCCGGCAATATCGGGGAGCTGAAAGATGCCCTCGTGGGCTCCCATGGCGCGCTTCGCCTGTCTATTCTAGCACTCGTTCGCTTTCAGGCCGACCAGGCCCCTATTCGCGCCGCTGCACTCACCTACACCACGCTGCTCTCAATCGTGCCCATCCTCGCCTTTAGCTTCGCCATCCTGCGCGGCTTGGGCTTCGACCAAGGAATCTACGAATACATTCTTGAGCAACTCGGGCCCGTCTTTAACAGCGAAGTGCGCGAGAAGCTCTTCACCTTCGTCGATAAAGTAAACTTCAAGACCATGGGTGCAACAGGCCTCGGAGCCTTTCTCGTAACCATTGTCCTCACCCTCAATGCGGTGGAGCGCTCGCTGAACGTGATTTTCGACGTAAAACAACCCCGCGCCCTCACTCGGCGGATTTCCGACTACTTCAGCATGATTTTCTTCACGCCCCTTTTGCTGGGCATCATCATCAGCGCGACAACACTATTTAAAATGCGTGACTTTCTCGCCTCGTTCGGCTCCTTCTGGTTCCTGTCCACCGGAGCGGAAATCCTGCTCAAGATGATTCCGCTGGTGGGCTCGATTATTTTAATCTCCCTCATGATCATCGTCATGCCAAACAAAAAGATACACTTTGCCCCCGCCCTCGTGGGCAGTGCAGTCGGCGGCGTACTATTATATTTCCTTCAATGGGGATATGTGAGCCTTCAGGTGGGATTCACCGGTAAAACGGCCATTTACGGCGCCCTAGCCCAGCTTCCCATCCTGATGGTCTGGATTTATCTTGGATGGAATATTCTTCTTTATGCGGCCGAAATTGCGGCTCTCGTCCAGGGGCTGCCCGAACGAAGCCACAAGGAGGATGAAATCCCGGATACGGGTCTCAGCTGGGAGGCAGGTCTCAGGGTAATGGCCCTGCTAGCCAGACGGGCTGATACTCGCGAGCCACTTTTCACCCTCGATTCACTCGAAAAAAAGCTGGACTATCCGACAGAAATACTGAAAAATGTCATTTATCAGCTAAGAGAAAGCGGACTCATCGCCGAGACAAACAAGGGAGACCAGCTACTTCCAGCAAGAAATCCCTCGGCGATTGCGGCTATCGAGATTTTCGACGCCATGGAGTCAGGGCCCACACACCCCGGCGAGCATCCCCGGGCAGAGGCCGTTATTGATAAAATGCACCAAGGGCGGCGCACCTCACTAGAGGGGTTAACGCTTGAAATACTGATCGAGGACGCGAGCAATGACGGTGGCGCATTTAGCATTTCCACCGTAGAGGCTGACGGATAA
- a CDS encoding cytidylate kinase-like family protein, with the protein MAIITISRQYGTGGINIGRKIAEKLNYRFIYLDELIAGCKERGLDIDLERIEGRPPKLIERLFLLDRIKVQDTIKDVMKNAAQGDNVVIGGWGGQVFLGDHPGAIHLRIVGSNESRIRYIMNSAGVPHSGAEDIVAKSNRDQGLFSQFFFRVDFADPKLYHAVFNIDQISSDDICEMVPSMIAEISEKPVLGA; encoded by the coding sequence ATGGCCATAATCACCATCTCCCGTCAGTACGGAACTGGCGGAATCAACATCGGGCGCAAAATAGCTGAAAAGTTAAATTATCGATTCATCTACCTCGACGAGCTAATCGCAGGATGCAAAGAGCGCGGGCTTGATATTGATCTGGAGCGAATCGAAGGCCGCCCGCCAAAACTCATTGAGCGACTTTTCCTACTTGATCGCATAAAAGTCCAGGATACAATCAAAGATGTAATGAAAAACGCGGCCCAAGGAGACAATGTCGTTATCGGCGGCTGGGGCGGTCAAGTTTTTTTGGGAGATCACCCCGGAGCCATACACCTGCGCATTGTTGGCTCAAACGAATCTCGTATTCGCTACATCATGAATTCCGCTGGTGTTCCGCACTCGGGAGCAGAGGATATCGTCGCGAAATCAAATCGTGACCAGGGCTTATTTTCACAGTTTTTCTTTAGAGTGGATTTCGCAGATCCTAAGCTTTATCACGCCGTATTCAATATCGATCAAATTTCATCTGATGACATCTGCGAGATGGTTCCATCCATGATTGCTGAAATCTCGGAGAAACCGGTTTTGGGTGCTTAA
- a CDS encoding MBL fold metallo-hydrolase has product MPKTPASPIKSPEFREISPGVHIYIGGGGQTNFGLILTGDKPVIIDSDMRVRKHFLKYMRGVTRKNAGLVLNTHHNFDHTSDNGYHVRRGAVTVGAGLIRQEMERELRRGSWAAALDKSGFHLGHLAPGLDFDPPMLTFDDRLEVRYGGRLFQLIRIGHCHTRGDSVIWMPEEKILFSGDLIANRSHTATGQADLENWRRELPRLKKFPALRFIPGHGALPTRGSKIVDENITYFKNLRRRVAAALKKESSPQKAAALVQMPECKGWTRPHNLAANALNMAKHLKKVG; this is encoded by the coding sequence GTGCCGAAAACGCCAGCCTCGCCGATTAAATCGCCGGAATTTCGCGAAATTTCCCCGGGGGTACATATCTACATCGGAGGCGGGGGCCAGACGAATTTCGGGCTCATCCTCACCGGCGACAAGCCAGTCATTATCGACAGCGACATGCGGGTGCGTAAACATTTTCTAAAATATATGCGCGGCGTCACGCGAAAAAATGCGGGCCTTGTCCTCAACACCCATCACAATTTCGACCACACCTCGGACAACGGCTATCACGTTCGCCGGGGTGCGGTCACGGTTGGTGCGGGTCTTATTAGACAAGAAATGGAACGGGAGCTAAGGAGGGGAAGTTGGGCCGCTGCGCTGGATAAGAGCGGGTTTCATCTAGGCCACCTCGCGCCTGGCCTCGATTTCGACCCGCCGATGCTCACCTTCGATGATCGGCTTGAGGTTCGATACGGTGGGCGATTATTTCAGCTCATTCGCATCGGGCACTGCCATACCCGGGGCGATTCGGTTATCTGGATGCCCGAGGAAAAAATCCTCTTCTCAGGCGATCTCATCGCCAACCGCTCCCACACCGCTACCGGTCAAGCGGATCTCGAAAACTGGCGGCGGGAGCTCCCGCGGCTCAAAAAATTCCCCGCCCTGCGGTTCATCCCCGGGCATGGTGCCCTGCCCACAAGAGGCTCGAAGATTGTGGATGAGAACATCACCTACTTCAAAAACCTGCGTCGCCGGGTGGCCGCCGCGCTTAAAAAAGAAAGTTCGCCTCAAAAAGCTGCGGCCCTGGTACAAATGCCAGAGTGTAAAGGCTGGACCCGGCCCCACAACCTTGCAGCCAATGCGCTCAACATGGCCAAGCATTTAAAAAAGGTTGGCTAG
- a CDS encoding MBL fold metallo-hydrolase, translated as MASRANMMPAPAKTTGMVKVTKGIYAHIGGNGTTDFGLILTNDKPVVIDNDIRVRKQFLAGMKKITKKDAGLLLNTHHNFDHTSDNGYYMGKGAVSFGVDLARQEMEREYASGNWVKQMAGRQPSVDHLIGKLDISPPTVTFEDQIDIRYGGRLFQMIYIDHCHTKGDTVVWMPEEGVLFTGDLTTYRTHPVNRLGNFNNWLPALDVLKKFPAKYIVPGHGPLPPKGSSIIADNKTYLSRLKSRTQAALKKHKTPAKAAAAVEMPEYAKWFRPGNVSGLALKMAKDLKSKR; from the coding sequence ATGGCAAGCCGCGCAAATATGATGCCCGCCCCCGCCAAGACCACCGGAATGGTCAAGGTTACGAAAGGCATTTACGCCCACATCGGCGGAAACGGAACAACTGATTTCGGCCTCATTCTCACGAACGACAAACCCGTCGTCATCGACAATGACATTCGCGTTCGAAAGCAATTTCTGGCGGGTATGAAAAAAATAACGAAAAAAGACGCCGGGCTGCTCCTCAACACCCATCATAATTTCGACCACACTTCAGACAACGGCTACTACATGGGCAAGGGCGCCGTTTCGTTCGGAGTCGATCTCGCCCGGCAGGAAATGGAGCGCGAATACGCCTCGGGCAACTGGGTCAAACAAATGGCCGGGCGCCAGCCGAGCGTTGATCATCTCATCGGAAAACTCGACATCTCGCCGCCAACGGTCACCTTCGAGGATCAAATCGACATTCGCTACGGCGGGCGGCTGTTCCAGATGATCTATATCGATCACTGTCACACGAAGGGCGACACCGTGGTGTGGATGCCCGAGGAAGGCGTGCTCTTCACGGGCGACCTGACCACCTACCGCACCCACCCGGTGAACCGCCTCGGAAACTTCAACAACTGGCTCCCGGCGCTGGATGTCCTCAAAAAATTCCCGGCGAAATATATCGTTCCCGGCCATGGCCCCTTGCCCCCAAAGGGAAGCAGCATCATCGCCGACAACAAAACCTATCTCTCGCGCTTGAAAAGCCGAACCCAGGCGGCACTTAAAAAGCACAAAACCCCGGCCAAAGCTGCGGCGGCCGTGGAGATGCCCGAGTACGCCAAATGGTTCCGGCCCGGAAATGTTTCGGGCCTCGCTCTCAAGATGGCCAAGGACTTAAAGAGCAAACGCTAA